The proteins below come from a single Verrucomicrobiota bacterium genomic window:
- a CDS encoding SAM-dependent methyltransferase, translating into MSNHSKKGHPSSAQSRKESKKVTENLAEAISFITRFASAPSNIGAVFPSSRDLAEAMLHGIEFEPGDIVVEYGPGTGAFTELLLERLPEGAEYLGIELDTHFHGHLTRRFPGRHFHHGSAAEVEALLEGKGLGKARLILSGLPFASMPHSVQEMILTATREALHDDGIFRTFTYPICWYTTGSQRFRKVALDHFDSHHKSRTVHRNLPPAKVLSYSKPVRKK; encoded by the coding sequence ATGAGCAATCATTCCAAAAAAGGGCACCCTTCCAGTGCGCAGTCTCGCAAAGAGTCGAAGAAGGTGACCGAAAACCTGGCCGAAGCGATTTCCTTCATCACCAGATTTGCTTCCGCCCCGAGCAATATCGGTGCGGTCTTCCCGAGTTCCCGCGACCTCGCAGAGGCGATGTTGCACGGAATCGAGTTTGAACCAGGAGATATCGTGGTCGAGTATGGCCCCGGAACAGGTGCCTTCACGGAACTGCTCCTGGAACGTCTACCCGAGGGGGCCGAATATCTGGGCATCGAGCTTGACACACATTTCCATGGTCATTTGACCCGACGTTTTCCAGGCCGCCATTTCCATCATGGCTCTGCAGCGGAAGTAGAGGCTCTTCTTGAGGGAAAAGGTCTAGGGAAAGCGCGGTTGATTCTCTCCGGGTTGCCTTTCGCCAGTATGCCCCACTCGGTTCAAGAAATGATCCTGACGGCGACGCGAGAGGCGCTTCATGATGATGGAATCTTCAGGACTTTCACGTATCCGATCTGCTGGTACACGACGGGAAGTCAGCGTTTCCGTAAAGTTGCCCTCGATCATTTCGATAGTCATCACAAAAGCAGAACCGTTCATCGAAACCTTCCTCCCGCGAAGGTACTCAGCTACTCGAAGCCGGTCAGAAAAAAATAA
- a CDS encoding alpha/beta hydrolase, producing MNEESQNQPSRRKALGVGLGAGLLGAVALAVRYGWRNTLRSIIPDAISPAVFATRVADTSAGEIVYHTADSQFPGQPLLFLHGVFPGASSFEWSKIYPRFAEKWRVLVPDMIGFGESQRPSPSPTAEEQVRSIAEFLDATVPGQASVIIASGLSANIALLFAARHPEKTVKLVLWMPDVALGKANPSRGWHRLSWFPRMARLVYRYQLSTDSFLRAWLLRSGFVAEGPGFEESVSVITSTAQQYGAEHAFLAQSSKAYWRSMRTGLRNLASPVSVLLANRSDKDSSAAINDLRPLVTRFSIVEVTALGALAPLSEPESVAVALERELETPTQSETAGGNIN from the coding sequence ATGAACGAGGAATCCCAAAACCAGCCAAGTCGTCGGAAGGCTCTAGGCGTGGGATTGGGAGCAGGCCTCCTCGGCGCCGTCGCACTGGCAGTGCGATACGGCTGGCGCAATACCCTGCGCAGTATCATACCGGATGCCATCTCGCCGGCGGTCTTCGCAACCCGCGTGGCCGACACCTCGGCCGGTGAGATCGTCTACCATACCGCCGATAGCCAGTTTCCAGGACAGCCTCTCCTCTTTCTCCACGGCGTCTTCCCCGGCGCCTCTTCCTTCGAGTGGTCGAAGATCTACCCCCGCTTTGCCGAGAAGTGGAGGGTGCTCGTGCCCGATATGATCGGGTTCGGAGAATCGCAGCGCCCCTCACCTTCGCCGACGGCGGAGGAGCAGGTCCGCTCGATCGCAGAATTTCTGGATGCCACCGTCCCAGGTCAGGCGTCCGTGATTATCGCCTCGGGATTAAGCGCGAACATCGCCCTGCTTTTTGCAGCGCGTCATCCGGAGAAAACCGTGAAACTTGTTCTCTGGATGCCGGATGTGGCACTGGGGAAGGCCAATCCCTCGCGGGGATGGCACCGTCTCAGCTGGTTCCCTAGAATGGCGCGTCTTGTCTACCGCTACCAACTCTCCACCGATTCCTTCCTGAGGGCCTGGTTGCTACGCTCGGGATTCGTCGCGGAGGGTCCCGGATTCGAGGAGTCGGTCAGCGTCATCACCTCGACCGCCCAACAGTACGGCGCGGAACATGCCTTCCTGGCCCAATCGTCAAAAGCCTATTGGCGCAGCATGCGCACGGGACTTCGCAACCTAGCCTCGCCTGTATCCGTACTCCTGGCCAACAGGTCGGACAAGGATTCCTCCGCGGCAATTAATGACCTGCGCCCACTTGTGACGCGGTTTTCCATCGTCGAGGTGACCGCTCTCGGCGCCCTGGCCCCGCTTTCCGAACCCGAGAGCGTGGCGGTCGCACTTGAGAGGGAACTGGAAACACCGACTCAGTCAGAAACCGCGGGCGGCAACATAAATTGA
- the purM gene encoding phosphoribosylformylglycinamidine cyclo-ligase, with protein sequence MTTKKKASKAPKAQETSKKKPAGTAAKTKSSKPAKSSYARAGVDVALGNRLKSGIGDLVRPTHGAEVLGGIGGFGGLFRPDFKKRGIKDPVLVASVDGVGTKLKIAFATDKHDTIGADLVNHCVNDIAVTGARPLFFLDYIAAAKLDPRVLKEIITGLSRACKEAGCALIGGETAQMPGLYSEGEYDLAGSITGIVDRKDLLDGSRVKVGDALIGLSSNGLHTNGYSLARKVLLDLLGLKLSDRPAGLGTTVGAELLKVHRSYLPAFEKIHKMKGKPLHAAAHITGGGLIDNLPRILPKGCDAVIDPHSWKVPAIFGIIGRGGNVDPLEMYQVFNMGIGMVLVVPGKEGSSIAKKLGGKIIGQVTKGSGIVRFVPEPGK encoded by the coding sequence ATGACCACCAAGAAAAAAGCCTCCAAAGCTCCCAAAGCCCAAGAAACCTCCAAGAAGAAGCCCGCCGGAACTGCCGCAAAAACGAAATCCTCGAAACCCGCCAAGAGTTCCTATGCGCGCGCGGGAGTTGATGTGGCGCTCGGCAACCGGCTCAAGTCCGGCATCGGGGACCTCGTTCGCCCCACGCACGGGGCCGAGGTACTGGGAGGCATCGGCGGCTTCGGCGGCCTCTTCCGTCCCGATTTCAAGAAACGCGGGATCAAGGATCCCGTCCTGGTCGCAAGCGTCGATGGTGTCGGCACGAAACTCAAAATCGCCTTTGCCACGGACAAGCACGACACGATCGGGGCCGATCTTGTGAACCACTGCGTCAACGACATCGCCGTGACGGGCGCCCGTCCCCTTTTCTTCCTCGATTACATTGCGGCCGCCAAGCTCGACCCCCGTGTGCTCAAAGAAATTATCACTGGCCTCTCCCGTGCCTGCAAGGAAGCGGGCTGCGCCCTAATCGGTGGGGAGACAGCACAGATGCCCGGGCTTTACAGCGAGGGGGAATATGATCTGGCAGGCTCCATCACCGGTATTGTTGACCGGAAGGACCTGCTCGACGGGAGTCGGGTGAAGGTGGGAGATGCCCTCATCGGACTCTCCTCCAACGGCCTTCACACCAACGGATACTCGCTGGCCCGGAAGGTTCTCTTGGATCTTCTCGGGCTCAAACTCAGCGACCGCCCAGCCGGACTTGGTACGACCGTCGGCGCCGAGCTTCTCAAGGTTCACCGCAGCTACCTGCCGGCCTTCGAGAAGATTCACAAGATGAAGGGCAAACCGCTCCATGCCGCGGCACACATCACCGGCGGCGGACTGATCGACAACCTCCCTCGCATCCTTCCCAAGGGGTGCGACGCGGTGATCGATCCCCATTCCTGGAAAGTGCCGGCGATTTTCGGAATCATCGGGCGTGGTGGAAACGTCGATCCGCTCGAGATGTATCAAGTCTTCAACATGGGTATTGGCATGGTGCTTGTGGTTCCCGGCAAAGAGGGCTCCTCCATTGCGAAGAAACTCGGGGGAAAAATCATCGGCCAGGTCACCAAGGGAAGCGGTATCGTCCGCTTCGTCCCCGAACCCGGGAAATAA
- a CDS encoding GNAT family N-acetyltransferase, which yields MARREEGEDVLQTVLLSLSMDSSWNDSYAMAEHYLTSMVGRLFNETEPLCLVIQKGNRLIAASLLDPDPEAVHQLVSGPMVTTEYRNRGIGSRLLHASLAALQERGLTRASGITRDRTVAARHVYTKFGSVSESFSFPSLLDGRREAKA from the coding sequence TTGGCAAGACGGGAGGAGGGGGAGGATGTCCTGCAGACAGTTCTTCTTTCACTGTCGATGGATTCCTCTTGGAACGATTCCTATGCCATGGCGGAGCATTATTTGACCTCCATGGTCGGTAGGCTTTTCAACGAGACTGAACCTCTCTGCCTCGTCATTCAGAAAGGGAACAGGCTCATCGCCGCCTCACTTCTGGATCCTGATCCCGAAGCGGTGCATCAGCTTGTCAGCGGTCCCATGGTGACCACGGAGTACCGAAACAGGGGTATCGGCTCCCGTCTTCTGCATGCATCCCTTGCGGCGCTTCAGGAACGTGGCCTGACAAGAGCGAGCGGGATTACCCGTGACAGGACCGTGGCGGCCCGCCATGTCTATACGAAGTTCGGATCGGTCTCGGAATCCTTCAGCTTTCCGAGCCTCTTAGATGGTCGCCGTGAAGCAAAGGCTTGA
- the argA gene encoding amino-acid N-acetyltransferase has translation MNVSDLREILQYVPRFRERIFVIAVDGAVVASDNFPNILLDLAVLRSLSVRVVLVHGASHQIEELARKRGIAVTNSDGTGITNDSTLEIAIDAAIRLTNGIMEGLSAVDLRAAYANAIIAHPAGILGGTDQLFTGRVERIDKHALELLLKEGIIPVIPPLGFDGEGRTYRVNSDGIALEVAEALHAAKIIFLGEDEVVGGTNPLPRQLSIDESEELIKKLKTANGPSGLISKIECAARACRGGVPRTHLLDGRINEALLTEIFSHEGSGTMIYSNEYQQIRRIFKKDVRAVMSLIRQSVEDEEISRRTRADILSMIEDYWILEIDRTPIACVALHVDKENSLAEMACLYVSKAHENKGFGKKLMAFVENLAKEKGVKRIYALSTRAMNYLQQKGGYTETDPVILPEERRLRYEGSGRNSKILVKQLRPKGA, from the coding sequence GTGAACGTTTCCGATCTCAGAGAAATCCTTCAGTATGTACCCCGCTTCCGGGAGAGAATTTTCGTGATTGCGGTCGACGGGGCCGTGGTGGCTTCGGACAACTTCCCGAACATCCTTCTCGACCTTGCCGTGCTACGCTCTCTCAGCGTTCGGGTGGTCCTTGTCCACGGGGCAAGCCACCAGATCGAGGAGCTTGCAAGAAAGCGCGGCATCGCCGTTACCAACAGTGATGGCACCGGCATCACCAACGACTCCACCCTGGAGATTGCCATCGACGCGGCCATCAGGCTGACCAATGGGATCATGGAGGGACTTTCGGCTGTCGACCTGCGGGCTGCCTATGCCAACGCGATTATCGCTCATCCGGCCGGCATTCTCGGGGGGACAGATCAGCTCTTTACCGGACGAGTGGAGAGGATCGACAAGCACGCCCTCGAGCTTCTCCTCAAGGAAGGGATCATTCCCGTCATCCCTCCCCTCGGCTTTGATGGTGAGGGGCGGACCTACCGGGTGAATTCCGACGGCATTGCGCTGGAAGTGGCAGAAGCACTCCATGCCGCCAAGATCATCTTTCTTGGAGAGGACGAAGTGGTGGGAGGAACCAATCCCTTACCAAGACAGCTTTCCATCGACGAGTCGGAGGAGCTGATCAAGAAACTAAAGACTGCTAATGGCCCCTCGGGACTCATTTCCAAAATCGAATGCGCCGCGCGCGCCTGCCGTGGCGGCGTCCCGAGGACACACTTGCTCGACGGCAGGATCAACGAGGCCTTGCTGACCGAGATCTTCAGTCACGAGGGCTCTGGAACGATGATCTACTCCAATGAGTACCAGCAGATCAGACGCATCTTCAAAAAAGATGTCCGGGCCGTCATGTCGCTCATCCGGCAGTCGGTTGAGGACGAAGAGATCTCTCGTAGGACTCGGGCCGATATCCTCTCGATGATCGAGGATTACTGGATTCTGGAAATCGACCGGACACCGATCGCCTGCGTGGCCCTCCATGTGGACAAGGAGAACTCCCTTGCGGAAATGGCCTGTCTTTATGTCAGCAAGGCTCATGAAAACAAGGGGTTCGGGAAGAAATTAATGGCCTTTGTAGAAAACCTAGCCAAAGAAAAGGGAGTCAAGCGGATCTATGCCCTCTCGACCCGTGCGATGAATTATCTTCAGCAGAAGGGTGGCTACACCGAGACCGATCCCGTCATCCTGCCCGAGGAACGACGCCTCCGGTATGAGGGAAGCGGCCGTAACTCCAAGATCCTGGTAAAGCAGCTTCGCCCGAAAGGCGCCTGA
- the purF gene encoding amidophosphoribosyltransferase produces MIKAKDEKFVASSPPPDRTILLNFQTTPPLSESHRPKHECGVFAVFGHKDAPLLTYYGLFALQHRGQESAGIASSNGDGKVFCLHKGMGLVSQVFDPENLESLKGTRAIGHVRYSTTGSSTLLNSQPLGVDTARGQIAVAHNGNLVNAAALRDELENRGSIFQTTVDSEIVLHLLAQPDHTMGGPIGSLRRLEGAFSIVVMGENEIIGVRDPNGLRPLSLGKLGDAWVLSSETCAFDLIGATFIRDLEPGEVVVINDQGLRSEFPFVPAREAFCIFEYVYFARPDSRLRGVTVSKARVNMGRELARLHPVEADVVIPVPDSGIYAALGFAEELGIPYDPAFVRNHYIGRTFIQPNQLIRDFNVRVKLNLIGDAVKGKRVVVVDDSVVRGTTAKARVVNLREAGAKEVHLRISCPPHRHACYYGIDFPDPEKLIANQHTHQEICDYLGADSIGYLDVDGMVRATGLEKNSFCMACFTGEYPVPFDAAFDKLIMERRKDSAQLLADQSAQPTLITARS; encoded by the coding sequence ATGATAAAGGCAAAAGATGAAAAGTTTGTTGCTTCCAGTCCTCCACCTGACCGAACCATCCTGTTGAACTTCCAAACCACGCCTCCCTTGTCCGAGTCCCATCGTCCCAAACATGAATGCGGCGTCTTCGCCGTCTTCGGTCATAAGGACGCCCCACTGCTAACCTACTACGGACTCTTTGCCCTTCAACATCGCGGTCAGGAAAGCGCTGGCATCGCCTCGAGTAACGGCGACGGAAAAGTATTCTGCCTCCATAAAGGAATGGGCCTTGTCTCCCAGGTCTTCGATCCGGAGAACCTTGAATCGCTCAAGGGCACGCGGGCCATCGGCCATGTCCGTTATTCTACAACCGGATCGAGCACTCTCCTGAACTCTCAGCCCCTGGGTGTCGACACGGCGCGGGGGCAGATCGCTGTGGCCCATAACGGAAACCTCGTCAATGCGGCGGCTCTCCGGGATGAGCTTGAAAACCGCGGCTCCATTTTCCAGACGACGGTCGATAGCGAGATCGTCCTCCATCTCCTTGCCCAGCCGGATCACACGATGGGAGGACCGATTGGGTCACTGCGTCGTCTCGAAGGGGCATTTTCCATTGTCGTCATGGGGGAGAATGAGATTATTGGCGTCCGGGATCCCAACGGCCTGCGCCCCCTTTCGCTCGGAAAGCTCGGTGATGCCTGGGTGCTCTCCTCGGAGACCTGTGCCTTCGACCTGATCGGCGCCACATTCATCCGCGATCTCGAACCGGGAGAGGTTGTGGTTATCAATGATCAGGGTCTGCGCTCGGAGTTTCCCTTCGTTCCGGCCCGGGAAGCCTTCTGCATCTTCGAGTATGTCTATTTCGCCCGCCCTGACAGCCGCCTGCGCGGAGTGACTGTGAGCAAGGCCCGTGTGAACATGGGTAGGGAACTGGCACGCCTCCACCCCGTCGAGGCCGATGTCGTCATTCCGGTACCGGATTCGGGAATTTATGCGGCGCTCGGTTTCGCCGAGGAGCTTGGAATTCCCTACGACCCTGCCTTCGTCCGCAATCACTACATCGGCCGCACCTTCATCCAACCAAACCAACTCATCAGGGATTTCAACGTCCGCGTGAAACTCAACCTCATCGGCGATGCGGTGAAGGGGAAGCGTGTCGTCGTCGTCGATGATTCGGTCGTCCGCGGCACCACGGCTAAGGCCCGCGTGGTAAATCTCCGTGAGGCTGGAGCCAAGGAGGTTCACCTCCGCATTAGTTGCCCCCCTCACCGACACGCCTGCTACTACGGCATCGACTTCCCCGATCCTGAGAAGCTCATCGCCAACCAGCACACCCATCAGGAGATCTGCGATTATCTGGGCGCAGACAGTATCGGCTACCTGGACGTCGACGGCATGGTCCGGGCAACCGGCCTAGAGAAAAACTCTTTCTGCATGGCCTGCTTCACCGGGGAATACCCCGTGCCCTTCGACGCGGCCTTCGACAAGCTGATCATGGAACGACGCAAGGATAGCGCCCAACTTCTTGCTGACCAAAGCGCCCAGCCCACACTCATCACCGCCCGATCCTGA
- a CDS encoding PEP-CTERM sorting domain-containing protein (PEP-CTERM proteins occur, often in large numbers, in the proteomes of bacteria that also encode an exosortase, a predicted intramembrane cysteine proteinase. The presence of a PEP-CTERM domain at a protein's C-terminus predicts cleavage within the sorting domain, followed by covalent anchoring to some some component of the (usually Gram-negative) cell surface. Many PEP-CTERM proteins exhibit an unusual sequence composition that includes large numbers of potential glycosylation sites. Expression of one such protein has been shown restore the ability of a bacterium to form floc, a type of biofilm.), translating into MIKRISKRFLCSSALAFLVSISSLKAAVLTGREPLLLDLGNGPDVSFLVIDDSGLSSSPLKFAYHYSYDSNNPLTGLDLLRSITSDALSGLSVGVGTTYFGGRRTYLLDSFSFHGSTVQGTPFSADNDSGIYWSYYVAGVAEDGFTPLKAGIWSYAQTGLDARLIAPGSWDGWTISSYIDGGLTTLDSVPSVSLVPEPSTTFLVIVAGLFFVWAFRRKSSTKEQN; encoded by the coding sequence TTGATTAAAAGAATTTCAAAGCGCTTTCTTTGTTCTTCAGCCCTTGCTTTCCTCGTTTCCATCAGCTCTCTAAAGGCAGCGGTTCTGACTGGGCGGGAGCCTTTGCTGTTGGATCTGGGTAATGGACCCGATGTTTCCTTTCTGGTGATTGATGACTCGGGGCTTTCGTCATCTCCTCTGAAATTTGCATACCACTACTCCTATGATAGCAACAACCCACTCACGGGCTTGGATTTATTGCGCTCCATCACAAGTGATGCTTTGTCGGGATTAAGTGTCGGTGTCGGTACTACCTATTTTGGGGGTAGGAGAACATACTTACTCGATTCCTTCAGTTTTCATGGGAGTACGGTTCAGGGCACGCCATTCAGTGCAGACAATGATTCCGGAATTTACTGGTCCTACTATGTTGCAGGGGTTGCAGAGGATGGGTTTACTCCTCTTAAAGCTGGCATTTGGAGTTATGCACAGACAGGATTAGATGCCCGCCTAATAGCACCCGGCTCCTGGGATGGGTGGACGATTAGTTCTTACATCGACGGGGGCTTAACAACGTTGGATTCGGTGCCGTCCGTTTCTCTGGTGCCCGAGCCTTCGACTACTTTTCTGGTCATTGTTGCTGGATTGTTTTTTGTGTGGGCATTTCGACGGAAGTCTTCAACCAAAGAGCAGAATTGA
- a CDS encoding sodium:solute symporter: MARLPASFLIDAVVILIYFGAIIGIGLRAGRGNTSLKEFALGGRSIPWWAVLASIVAAETSAATFLGTPAEGYKTHAFFYGQLAIGTVIARVVIAFTFIGPYYKYGVESIYEFLMVRFGPWTKNMASGIFLFTRVLGIGVRLYLGGVILVVLQRHLFPDIPVTLATYFWGILFVTLVTTAYTMVGGIKAVIWTDLIQATLMIGSVGFVLWFLLHQLGGVGATGHLLGGWDNLRWIQVGWDSSLPFGKALAVMLEEPYTIFAAVIGSTFLTMATHGTDQDMVQRLLTAPDPQRSRLSLIVSGLADIPIALAFLGVGILLALYYAGPGGGAPHIPDNEIFADFIVGNLPTGLRGLIIAGVFATMMGSTSAALNALATSFTADFYLPYFNPGADDRTAVRAARIATLFFGLLMVLIGTMAAYSVLHDPRLTIIPIAIGILGYTYGALLGIFLLGMLSKKRGNDRMNILAMAGGILAVFFMGKVHLPGIIDFGRWMPAWWPEIAWPWYVLIGCTATLALAIPFRQPRENGTKQLTSSPGQGFSGS; encoded by the coding sequence ATGGCTCGCCTGCCCGCCTCATTCCTTATCGACGCGGTCGTTATCCTGATCTACTTCGGAGCGATCATCGGTATCGGTCTTCGGGCGGGTCGAGGAAATACCAGCCTCAAGGAGTTCGCGCTCGGGGGCCGCTCAATTCCTTGGTGGGCGGTACTGGCCTCAATCGTGGCCGCTGAAACCAGTGCCGCAACCTTTCTTGGTACCCCGGCAGAGGGATATAAGACGCATGCCTTTTTCTATGGTCAACTGGCGATCGGCACGGTTATCGCGCGCGTGGTGATCGCCTTCACCTTCATCGGTCCCTATTACAAGTATGGAGTCGAGAGCATCTACGAGTTCCTGATGGTTCGCTTCGGCCCATGGACAAAGAATATGGCTAGCGGCATCTTCCTCTTCACGCGCGTGCTGGGGATCGGGGTTCGTCTGTATCTCGGCGGCGTAATCCTGGTCGTGCTTCAGCGCCACCTCTTCCCAGACATCCCGGTGACACTCGCAACCTACTTCTGGGGAATCCTGTTCGTGACGTTGGTCACCACGGCCTACACGATGGTGGGGGGTATCAAGGCCGTGATCTGGACCGACCTGATCCAGGCCACCCTGATGATCGGTTCCGTGGGATTCGTCCTTTGGTTCCTTCTTCACCAACTAGGAGGGGTAGGTGCGACAGGACATCTGCTCGGCGGTTGGGATAATCTTCGCTGGATCCAGGTAGGCTGGGATAGTTCCCTCCCCTTCGGTAAGGCGCTGGCCGTAATGCTAGAAGAGCCCTACACGATTTTTGCCGCGGTGATCGGCTCCACTTTTTTGACGATGGCCACGCACGGCACTGACCAGGATATGGTCCAGCGCCTTCTGACCGCACCTGATCCCCAACGCTCCCGCCTTTCGCTGATCGTAAGTGGTCTGGCAGACATTCCTATTGCCCTGGCCTTCTTGGGAGTCGGCATCCTGCTGGCGCTCTACTATGCCGGACCAGGAGGTGGAGCTCCGCATATCCCTGACAATGAGATTTTTGCGGATTTCATTGTGGGAAATCTACCGACCGGACTCCGGGGACTCATCATTGCGGGGGTCTTTGCCACCATGATGGGGTCCACCTCGGCTGCGCTCAACGCACTCGCCACAAGTTTCACCGCCGATTTCTATCTCCCATACTTCAATCCCGGAGCCGACGATCGGACAGCGGTACGCGCCGCCCGGATCGCCACTCTTTTCTTTGGATTGCTGATGGTCCTGATCGGAACCATGGCAGCCTACTCGGTGCTCCATGATCCACGCCTTACCATCATACCGATCGCGATTGGCATTCTCGGTTATACCTACGGAGCCCTCCTAGGGATCTTCCTGCTCGGAATGCTCTCCAAGAAACGGGGAAATGATCGGATGAATATCCTAGCCATGGCCGGGGGCATCCTAGCCGTGTTTTTTATGGGCAAGGTTCATCTCCCAGGCATCATCGATTTTGGACGCTGGATGCCAGCATGGTGGCCGGAGATCGCCTGGCCATGGTACGTCCTGATCGGCTGTACCGCGACCCTTGCGTTAGCCATTCCCTTTCGCCAACCACGAGAAAATGGAACCAAGCAGTTGACCTCAAGCCCGGGTCAAGGTTTTTCAGGTAGCTAG
- a CDS encoding type II secretion system GspH family protein — MNATRHRAFTLTELLVGLTVILFLAALLIPAAQSVFASSTGATSAHCISQLNAAAQSYLAENNMTFWPYRVSTNGGTQWWFGFESTASMSAPEGKRWLDLNQGPLGPYIAASGGMSKDPSFARAGNTYKPKYGSTHFAYGYNLLLQRKNQLALVRSGKTPVFATCAQVNTFQAPASARKPMVEEFYYFNTTERTVHFRVGGQAMVGYADGSAGYLPMMAGTLDSRMPGANIGRLDPSLITPQ, encoded by the coding sequence TTGAATGCCACGCGCCATCGCGCTTTTACGCTGACGGAACTGCTGGTTGGATTAACCGTCATCCTTTTCCTTGCCGCCCTGTTGATCCCTGCAGCGCAAAGCGTTTTTGCCTCCTCGACAGGGGCAACGAGCGCTCATTGCATCTCTCAGCTCAATGCCGCCGCTCAGTCCTACTTGGCAGAGAACAACATGACCTTCTGGCCTTACAGGGTCAGCACTAACGGCGGCACCCAGTGGTGGTTCGGTTTTGAGTCAACGGCTAGCATGAGTGCGCCGGAAGGGAAGCGTTGGCTCGATCTCAATCAAGGCCCGCTTGGCCCTTACATTGCTGCCTCCGGGGGAATGTCCAAAGACCCTTCGTTTGCGCGCGCAGGGAACACTTACAAGCCGAAATACGGCTCCACTCATTTTGCCTACGGCTACAATCTTCTTCTTCAGAGAAAGAACCAATTGGCACTCGTGCGCTCCGGGAAGACCCCTGTTTTCGCCACCTGTGCCCAGGTGAACACTTTCCAAGCACCCGCCTCGGCAAGAAAGCCCATGGTGGAGGAATTCTACTATTTCAACACCACCGAAAGAACCGTCCACTTCCGCGTGGGGGGGCAGGCGATGGTGGGGTATGCCGACGGATCGGCGGGATATCTTCCGATGATGGCCGGAACGCTTGATTCCCGGATGCCTGGTGCCAATATTGGCAGGCTAGACCCCTCTCTTATCACGCCTCAGTAA
- a CDS encoding septal ring lytic transglycosylase RlpA family protein: MRFPPAPARLLLLPVLLLATGCSSLVSSSSRVVALYDPVPRSIETGKASYYGGRWIGRLTANGEHYHSGDCTAAHKHLPFNTMVRVTNLRNRKSVIVRINNRGPYAKGRILDLSVVAARKLDMISDGIIPVRAEVLKPIEVIRKPNRVLDQGR; this comes from the coding sequence ATGCGCTTCCCACCTGCGCCGGCCCGGCTTTTATTACTCCCGGTATTGTTACTCGCGACGGGTTGTTCTTCCTTGGTTTCATCTTCCTCTCGCGTAGTGGCTCTGTACGACCCTGTGCCTCGTTCCATCGAGACCGGCAAGGCCTCCTATTACGGGGGACGATGGATCGGAAGGCTGACAGCCAATGGGGAGCACTACCATTCCGGAGATTGCACGGCCGCTCATAAGCATCTGCCGTTCAACACAATGGTTCGTGTTACCAACCTCAGAAATAGGAAGAGTGTCATCGTCCGGATCAATAACCGCGGCCCCTATGCCAAGGGGCGCATCCTCGACCTCAGTGTCGTGGCAGCTAGAAAACTCGATATGATCAGTGACGGGATCATTCCCGTAAGGGCCGAGGTCCTAAAACCGATCGAAGTGATCCGGAAGCCGAATCGGGTTCTGGATCAGGGGAGATAG